A stretch of Coccidioides posadasii str. Silveira chromosome 2, complete sequence DNA encodes these proteins:
- a CDS encoding uncharacterized protein (EggNog:ENOG410IRXA~COG:O), translating to MTSPLPPDPYAALGVSKDASTAEIKTAYRKLVLKCHPDKVKDESLRSQKQDEFQRVQEAYELLSDDTKRAKYDQKARMAEMRKEAMEKGGPSASFGHRTAGYDVRNGRVYEERVPRYYEEEMAFADEQWSSSSKYDGYEKRQTTKDSDEKKKKSRSSESKREPTKTRDDRAGRSSRAKNRDKERRRELSDKYSHTATYDSDSDESCCCPRDFPEPKIKRESRSKHPNPRPREYSDHWESSKHDSLQNDARRYIERTRNDVAAERERRSSGSPWTFSSVFRDAHHVDSPRRSSARPRASRNGSVDIIEPSPKRTHSSRTIPSLTTATSAPPNIKIPPTLGMSPPTRSSTYHVREKRDPPPIRRAETLPLGVSSRHGDPIVTKSSKLKDLYDSGYSSSSPGTPKISPPKSSKHVVVDEDDDFPRHRTVLVDPPYPSHRRTHSTSPPQREPVPFMMRPPPKSKRSKSRDIHARHDSIPKLRTSRDGLFAEITDDYYPRFSDERARYSPKIRQEDSYHEIYPRSYRSDPRSHTRKESCAY from the coding sequence ATGACATCGCCTCTCCCCCCGGACCCTTATGCGGCCTTGGGCGTGTCTAAGGATGCCTCCACAGCCGAGATCAAAACCGCATATCGGAAACTCGTCCTGAAATGCCACCCCGACAAGGTTAAAGATGAGTCGCTCCGCAGTCAGAAGCAGGATGAGTTCCAACGAGTTCAGGAAGCGTACGAACTCCTTTCAGACGACACAAAGAGAGCCAAATATGATCAGAAGGCCCGCATGGCCGAAATGAGAAAAGAGGCGATGGAAAAGGGAGGCCCATCCGCGTCATTCGGACACCGCACTGCCGGGTATGACGTCCGAAACGGAAGAGTCTACGAAGAAAGAGTCCCGCGTTATTACGAGGAGGAGATGGCCTTTGCTGATGAGCAATGGTCGAGTTCGAGCAAATATGACGGGTATGAGAAACGGCAGACCACCAAGGATTCGgatgaaaagaagaagaagagcagaTCGTCCGAGTCGAAACGCGAGCCGACAAAGACACGCGATGATCGCGCAGGCAGGTCAAGCCGGGCAAAGAACCGGGACAAAGAGCGTCGAAGAGAACTCTCCGACAAATATAGCCACACTGCTACGTATGATTCTGATTCAGACGAATCATGCTGTTGCCCCAGAGACTTCCCTGAGCCAAAAATAAAGCGGGAAAGCCGCTCAAAGCACCCTAACCCTCGACCCAGAGAATATTCTGATCACTGGGAGTCGTCGAAACATGATTCCCTTCAAAACGATGCTCGTCGATACATCGAGCGGACCAGGAACGACGTGGCCGCCGAACGTGAGCGTCGTTCGTCGGGTTCGCCTTGGACCTTCTCTTCAGTCTTTCGCGACGCACATCATGTCGATAGTCCTCGCCGCTCCTCCGCGCGACCTCGTGCTTCACGCAACGGATCTGTTGACATAATCGAGCCTTCGCCTAAACGAACTCATTCTTCTCGGACAATTCCGAGCCTCACAACTGCTACGTCTGCTCCCCCCAACATAAAGATCCCTCCAACTCTGGGTATGTCTCCCCCGACACGATCATCTACGTATCATGTACGAGAAAAACGGGACCCACCTCCAATCCGCCGTGCTGAGACACTCCCACTAGGCGTCTCATCTCGCCATGGAGATCCAATCGTCACTAAATCATCGAAACTTAAAGACCTGTATGACTCTGGGTACTCGAGCTCAAGTCCCGGTACTCCGAAAATATCCCCACCAAAAAGCAGCAAGCACGTGGTTGTGGACGAAGATGATGACTTTCCACGACACCGAACCGTCTTGGTAGATCCCCCCTATCCTTCTCATCGGCGTACTCACAGTACATCTCCTCCTCAGCGCGAGCCCGTACCGTTCATGATGCGGCCACCACCAAAGTCAAAACGATCGAAATCGCGTGATATTCATGCGCGTCATGATTCCATCCCGAAGCTACGGACCAGTCGAGATGGGTTATTTGCCGAGATAACTGACGATTATTACCCACGATTCTCAGACGAGCGAGCCCGATACTCGCCCAAGATCCGACAAGAAGACAGTTACCACGAGATTTATCCGAGATCGTATAGATCTGATCCTCGCTCACATACCAGGAAAGAATCATGTGCTTATTAG
- a CDS encoding uncharacterized protein (EggNog:ENOG410PGFV~COG:S~BUSCO:9927at33183) yields MVRTRFVCVSDTHGYSTADAAFKLPKGDVLIHAGDITNRGTEKELDKSLKWIMEADFEAKIIIAGNHDTLLDPNLSQNQKLSWEEKPWRRLQGLTEYTFASQFIYLNHEAKEIRLRSPHGPKTRFKVFGSPYSPILPGWGFGYLPEHAKSIWDEIPSDADILITHTPPAGHLDIANGKSIGCQALWQRLWDVRPRLVICGHVHESRGYHRVRWPSGPSKEYETVFGNLPARQSKEQSTIDLCRKIENRLDNDGLARHETCIVNAAIMATSWPHKGGKKFNSPIVVDLDLPQL; encoded by the exons ATGGTCCGCACACGCTTCGTTTGCGTCTCAGATACCCACGGATATAGTACAGCTGATGCGGCGTTCAAGCTTCCCAAGGGGGATGTCCTGATTCATGCCGGCGATATTACCAATAGGGGAACGGAGAAGGAGCTTGACAAGTCTTTGAAGTGGATTATGGAAGCTGACTTTGAAGCGAAGATTATTATAGCTG GGAACCACGATACTCTTCTCGATCCCAATCTCTCTCAGAATCAGAAGCTGTCTTGGGAAGAGAAGCCATGGCGGAGACTTCAAGGGTTGACTGAGTATACTTTTGCATCACAGTTCATTTATTTGAACCACGAAGCAAAAGAAATCCGATTAAGAAGCCCTCACGGCCCCAAGACCAGATTCAAGGTTTTCGGCTCGCCGTACTCACCAATACTCCCCGGTTGGGGGTTTGGATATCTTCCCGAACACGCCAAATCAATATGGGATGAAATACCATCGGACGCAGATATTCTGATAACTCATACACCGCCGGCTGGACACCTTGATATTGCAAACGGGAAGTCAATTGGATGTCAAGCTCTTTGGCAGCGTCTTTGGGATGTGCGACCCAGACTAGTTATCTGCGGTCATGTCCACGAAAGTCGAGGTTATCATCGGGTACGATGGCCCAGTGGGCCAAGCAAAGAGTATGAAACGGTGTTTGGCAATTTACCAGCACGGCAAAGCAAAGAGCAGTCAACCATTGATCTATGTCGCAAGATAGAGAACCGACTTGATAATGATGGTTTAGCGAGACACGAGACGTGTATCGTCAACGCTGCCATCATGGCTACCAGCTGGCCGCATAAAGGAGGCAAGAAGTTTAATTCTCCAATTGTGGTGGATCTGGATTTACCTCAATTATGA
- the RPL16B gene encoding 60S ribosomal protein uL13 (EggNog:ENOG410PHKH~COG:J~BUSCO:13729at33183): protein MSTFEPVVVIDGKGHLLGRLASTVAKQLLNGQKIVVVRCEALNISGEFFRAKLKYHAYLRKITRFNPTRGGPFHFRAPSRIFYKAVRGMIPHKTPRGAAAMERLKVFEGVPPPYDKKKRVVVPQALRILRLKPGRKYCTVGRLSHEVGWKYQDVVARLEERRKAKSSAYYERKKATRRQLAQAQRTASVSQQTKEQLASYGC, encoded by the exons ATGTCCACTTTCGAGCCTGTG GTCGTCATTGACGGCAAGGGGCACCTTCTTGGTCGCCTTGCCAGCACCGTTGCGAAGCAGCTTCTCAATGGCCAGAAGATCGTCGTTGTGCGCTGCGAAGCTCTCAATATCTCTGGCGAATTCTTCCGTGCCAAGC TGAAGTACCATGCCTACCTCCGCAAGATCACTCGTTTCAACCCGACCCGAGGAG GCCCATTCCACTTCCGCGCTCCATCCCGGATTTTCTACAAGGCCGTCCGAGGCATGATCCCACACAAGACTCCCCGTGGTGCCGCTGCCATGGAGAGACTAAAGGTCTTCGAGGGTGTCCCACCACCATAtgacaagaagaagagagttgTTGTCCCTCAAGCTCTCCGAATCCTCAGATTGAAGCCGGGCCGCAAATACTGCACAGTTGGACGTTTGAGTCACGAGGTTGGCTGGAAATACCAGGATGTCGTTGCTAG ACTCGAGGAAAGACGCAAGGCCAAGAGCTCTGCATACTACGAGCGCAAGAAGGCCACCCGCAGGCAGCTTGCACAGGCCCAGAGAACCGCCTCTGTGTCTCAACAGACAAAGGAGCAGCTTGCTTCTTACGGTTGTTAG